Proteins co-encoded in one Dyella japonica A8 genomic window:
- a CDS encoding 1-deoxy-D-xylulose-5-phosphate reductoisomerase, whose amino-acid sequence MSQPLRKVAVLGATGSIGGSTLDVIARHPDRFRATVLTAHSNVAALADLCTRFRPDLAVIADPALEGELSRRLAAAGVRCDIASGHDAITQAVSGTLCDTVVAAIVGAAGLDSTLAAARTGKRLLLANKESIVMAGALLLEALATGGGELIPVDSEHNAIFQCLPGGRPNLAASGVRRLILTASGGPFRGRTRAELAGVTPEQACKHPNWVMGRKISVDSATLMNKGLEVIEAHHLFGAAPDAIDVLVHPQSLVHSLVEYVDGSVLAQLGNPDMRTAIAYALAWPARIEAGVAPLDLAACAPLAFQQPDLDTFRCLALAFQALRAGGDATAILNAANEVAVDAFLAGGLPFLGIADLVESVLTELPAQAVVDVQTLNERDRTAREAARRILRNAC is encoded by the coding sequence ATGAGCCAGCCCCTTCGCAAGGTCGCCGTGCTGGGCGCCACCGGCTCGATTGGCGGCAGCACGCTCGACGTCATCGCGCGCCACCCCGACCGCTTCCGCGCCACCGTACTGACGGCACACAGCAACGTCGCCGCGCTGGCGGACCTGTGCACCCGCTTCCGCCCCGACCTGGCGGTCATCGCCGATCCGGCGCTGGAAGGCGAGCTGTCCCGCCGCCTGGCCGCCGCAGGCGTGCGCTGCGACATCGCCAGCGGGCACGACGCCATCACGCAGGCGGTGTCCGGCACGCTGTGCGACACCGTGGTCGCCGCCATCGTCGGCGCGGCAGGACTGGATTCCACCCTGGCCGCCGCCCGCACCGGCAAGCGCCTGCTGCTGGCGAACAAGGAATCCATTGTGATGGCGGGCGCCCTGCTGCTGGAGGCACTCGCCACCGGCGGCGGCGAACTCATTCCGGTGGATTCCGAACACAACGCCATTTTCCAGTGCCTGCCCGGTGGACGCCCCAACCTGGCGGCCAGCGGTGTGCGCCGCCTCATCCTGACCGCTTCCGGCGGCCCGTTTCGCGGGCGCACCCGTGCCGAACTGGCCGGCGTCACGCCGGAACAGGCCTGCAAACACCCCAACTGGGTGATGGGGCGCAAGATTTCGGTGGATTCGGCCACCCTGATGAACAAGGGTCTCGAGGTGATCGAGGCGCACCACCTGTTCGGCGCGGCGCCCGACGCCATCGACGTGCTGGTGCATCCCCAGAGCCTGGTGCACTCGCTGGTGGAGTATGTGGACGGCTCGGTGCTCGCCCAACTGGGCAACCCGGACATGCGCACGGCGATCGCCTACGCGCTTGCCTGGCCCGCACGCATCGAGGCGGGCGTGGCCCCGCTGGATCTCGCCGCCTGCGCGCCCCTGGCGTTCCAGCAGCCGGATCTGGACACGTTCCGCTGCCTCGCCCTGGCCTTTCAGGCGCTGCGGGCCGGCGGCGACGCCACCGCCATCCTCAATGCGGCCAATGAAGTCGCCGTCGACGCCTTCCTGGCGGGCGGGCTGCCCTTCCTCGGCATTGCCGATCTCGTCGAGAGCGTACTTACGGAACTGCCGGCGCAAGCTGTGGTCGATGTCCAGACCCTGAATGAACGCGACCGGACGGCCCGCGAGGCCGCCCGCCGTATCCTCCGCAACGCCTGCTGA
- the rseP gene encoding RIP metalloprotease RseP: MNSVFGSVFWLLVTLGVLVTFHEFGHYWVARRCGVKVLRFSVGFGKAIWKRVGKDGTEYQVAMIPLGGYVKMLDAREGEVDPALAGQEFTGKPVWQRIAIVAAGPGFNLIFTLIAFWLMFLVGKPDVAPVIAAVPQSIAAEAGVHAGDRILSVNGHAVSTWSDSMDAVANGLLGREPLPMDVRGTDGTMRHLVLPLNQLPAGQPIDQYFDKLGLKLAPSPAIVATVLPGKPASTGGMQGGDRIVSLNGTAIDSFEEFQRQVPQEAAKSPTLAIVVDRAGKTLPLSVTARMESLEGQPTAWVIGVKFADREQAILRYGPLKAAGASLETTWNSATSTFNMIGKMLTGQASTKNLSGVIGIAQVANASASMGVGWFFSFLAMVSLSLAILNLMPIPVLDGGWLLYYLIELVKGSPVSERTMMAGQYVGLVMLFTLMGLAFYNDIHRFLPS, from the coding sequence ATGAATAGTGTATTTGGCTCAGTGTTTTGGTTACTCGTCACGCTCGGCGTGCTGGTGACCTTTCACGAATTCGGACACTACTGGGTAGCACGGCGCTGCGGCGTCAAGGTGCTGCGTTTCTCCGTGGGCTTCGGCAAGGCCATCTGGAAGCGCGTGGGCAAGGACGGCACCGAATACCAGGTCGCCATGATCCCGCTCGGCGGCTATGTGAAGATGCTCGATGCCCGCGAGGGTGAGGTCGATCCGGCGCTGGCTGGCCAGGAATTCACCGGCAAGCCGGTCTGGCAGCGCATCGCCATCGTGGCGGCGGGTCCGGGCTTCAACCTGATCTTCACCCTCATCGCCTTCTGGCTGATGTTCCTGGTCGGCAAGCCGGATGTCGCGCCGGTCATCGCGGCCGTGCCGCAGAGCATCGCCGCCGAAGCCGGCGTGCACGCCGGTGACCGCATCCTGAGCGTGAACGGCCATGCCGTGTCGACGTGGAGCGACTCCATGGACGCCGTGGCCAACGGCCTGCTGGGTCGCGAACCGTTGCCCATGGACGTGCGCGGCACCGACGGAACCATGCGCCACCTCGTGCTGCCGCTCAACCAGTTGCCGGCCGGGCAGCCCATCGACCAGTACTTCGACAAGCTCGGCCTGAAGCTCGCCCCGTCACCGGCCATCGTGGCCACCGTGCTGCCCGGCAAGCCGGCGTCCACGGGCGGCATGCAGGGCGGTGATCGCATCGTGAGCCTCAACGGCACGGCCATCGACAGCTTCGAGGAATTCCAGCGGCAGGTGCCGCAGGAAGCCGCCAAGTCGCCCACGCTGGCCATTGTGGTGGACCGCGCCGGCAAGACCCTGCCGCTGTCCGTGACGGCCCGCATGGAGTCGCTGGAAGGCCAGCCGACCGCCTGGGTGATCGGCGTGAAGTTCGCCGACCGCGAACAGGCCATCTTGCGCTATGGGCCGCTCAAGGCAGCGGGCGCATCGCTGGAAACGACCTGGAACAGCGCCACCTCCACCTTCAACATGATCGGCAAGATGCTGACCGGACAGGCTTCGACGAAGAACCTGTCCGGTGTCATCGGCATCGCCCAGGTCGCCAACGCCTCGGCCAGCATGGGCGTGGGCTGGTTCTTCAGCTTCCTGGCGATGGTCTCGCTAAGTCTTGCGATCCTCAACCTGATGCCCATTCCCGTCTTGGACGGTGGTTGGCTGCTGTATTACCTTATTGAGTTGGTCAAGGGCAGCCCCGTGAGCGAACGCACCATGATGGCCGGTCAGTATGTCGGCCTGGTCATGCTGTTCACGTTGATGGGATTGGCTTTCTACAACGACATCCATCGCTTCCTGCCTTCGTGA
- the bamA gene encoding outer membrane protein assembly factor BamA, with product MKRIAALILLASLSANALAFEPFVVSDIRIDGLSRISAGTVLNYLPVNRGDRLTNDGAQRAIRALYQTKFFSDVEIDREGDIMVIKVVERPSIAKLSLRGNKDIKEEDLRKGLKEIGLAEGETFDRLSLDRVQQELVRQYYNRGKYNVSVDPHVTQLDRNRVAIDIEIREGKVAKIKEINIVGNKAFTDKEIRKGFESDTSNWMSWYSKDDQYSREKLSGDLEKLQSYYMDRGYADFGVDSTQVTIAPDKRSMYIAASVKEGDIYTISDVHLLGELILPEDSLHQLVYVHKGDTFNRKAIEASTNAIKSILASIGYAFAKVSPVPKLDKDKRTVDLTLYIEPGKRVYVRRVIFQGNTRTEDDVMRREMRQLEGSWFSQPAIDRSKIRLQRLGYFKTVNIDKALVPGTEDQVDLTVKVEEQSAGSLMFGVGYSQYSGIILSASVSQNNFLGTGDSFTVGASRSDYSTSVNASYFNPYLTDSGVGIGYNIGYTKSNYGDTNSDFVNYESSLKSFSSFLSFPISETDNIRAGLGISSNKINLTYEYLDAYGNVQTSNYSPQILVDYQNALGHKTIHTWDATLGWNHDTRNGYWAPTRGGLISLSTDIALPGSTVQYYKIMGEANHYWPIGKGFVLYVDGQVGYGKTYGQTFDYSSDDGIYQAGEKITFPFWQNFYSGGVRDVRGFQDNTLGPRVCVGTVADPVTGKQMPITPLPNGTCPGSVYSYAQPLGGAFKVLGTAELYLPLPFLKDINTARVSWFVDVGNAYQDYQSFTAKTLRVSTGLSLHWQAPIGPLIINFAVPLRTQQDDGHYEERIQFTFGSQF from the coding sequence ATGAAGCGTATCGCCGCCCTGATCCTGCTTGCCTCACTCTCCGCCAATGCCCTCGCGTTCGAGCCGTTCGTCGTTTCCGATATCCGTATCGATGGCCTCAGCCGCATCTCCGCCGGTACGGTGCTCAACTACCTGCCGGTCAACCGTGGCGACCGCCTGACCAACGATGGTGCCCAGCGCGCGATCCGCGCCCTGTACCAGACCAAGTTCTTCAGTGACGTGGAGATCGACCGCGAAGGTGACATCATGGTCATCAAGGTCGTCGAGCGCCCGTCCATCGCCAAGCTCAGCCTGCGCGGCAACAAGGACATCAAGGAAGAGGATCTGCGCAAGGGCCTGAAGGAGATCGGCCTGGCCGAAGGCGAGACCTTCGACCGCCTCTCGCTCGACCGCGTGCAGCAGGAACTGGTGCGCCAGTACTACAACCGCGGCAAGTACAACGTGTCGGTCGACCCGCACGTGACCCAGCTTGACCGCAACCGCGTCGCCATCGACATTGAAATCCGCGAAGGCAAGGTTGCCAAGATCAAGGAAATCAACATCGTCGGCAACAAGGCGTTCACCGACAAGGAAATCCGCAAGGGTTTCGAGTCGGACACGTCCAACTGGATGTCCTGGTATTCGAAGGATGACCAGTACTCGCGTGAAAAGCTCTCCGGCGACCTGGAGAAGCTGCAGTCCTACTACATGGACCGCGGCTATGCCGACTTTGGCGTCGATTCCACGCAGGTGACCATCGCGCCGGACAAGCGCTCGATGTACATCGCCGCCAGCGTCAAGGAAGGCGACATCTACACCATCTCCGACGTGCACCTGCTCGGCGAGCTGATCCTCCCCGAGGACTCGCTGCACCAGCTGGTGTACGTGCACAAGGGCGACACCTTCAATCGCAAGGCGATCGAAGCGAGCACCAATGCGATCAAGAGCATCCTGGCGAGCATCGGTTATGCCTTCGCCAAGGTGTCGCCAGTGCCGAAGCTCGACAAGGACAAGCGCACCGTCGACCTGACGCTCTACATCGAGCCGGGCAAGCGCGTGTACGTGCGCCGCGTGATCTTCCAGGGCAACACCCGCACGGAAGACGACGTGATGCGCCGCGAAATGCGCCAGCTGGAAGGCAGCTGGTTCTCGCAGCCGGCGATCGACCGTTCCAAGATCCGCCTGCAGCGCCTGGGCTACTTCAAGACCGTCAACATCGACAAGGCCCTGGTGCCGGGCACCGAGGACCAGGTCGACCTGACCGTGAAGGTGGAAGAACAGTCCGCCGGCAGCCTGATGTTCGGCGTGGGTTACTCGCAGTACTCGGGCATCATCCTGTCCGCGTCGGTGTCGCAGAACAACTTCCTCGGCACCGGTGATAGCTTCACCGTGGGCGCGTCGCGCAGCGACTACTCCACCTCGGTCAATGCCAGCTACTTCAACCCGTACCTCACCGACAGCGGCGTGGGTATCGGTTACAACATCGGCTACACCAAGAGCAATTACGGCGACACCAACAGCGACTTCGTGAACTACGAGAGCTCGCTGAAGTCGTTCTCCAGCTTCCTGAGCTTCCCGATCTCCGAAACGGACAACATCCGCGCCGGCCTGGGCATCAGCAGCAACAAGATCAACCTGACCTACGAGTACCTCGACGCGTACGGCAACGTGCAGACGTCCAACTACTCGCCGCAGATCCTGGTCGACTACCAGAACGCGCTGGGCCACAAGACCATCCATACGTGGGATGCCACGCTGGGCTGGAACCACGACACCCGCAACGGTTACTGGGCACCCACACGCGGCGGCCTGATCTCGCTGTCCACCGACATCGCCCTGCCCGGCTCCACCGTGCAGTACTACAAGATCATGGGCGAGGCGAACCACTACTGGCCGATCGGCAAGGGCTTCGTGCTCTACGTGGACGGCCAGGTGGGCTACGGCAAGACCTACGGCCAGACCTTCGACTACAGCAGCGACGACGGCATCTACCAGGCGGGCGAGAAGATCACCTTCCCGTTCTGGCAGAACTTCTACTCCGGCGGCGTGCGCGACGTGCGCGGCTTCCAGGACAACACGCTGGGCCCCCGTGTCTGCGTGGGCACCGTGGCCGATCCGGTGACGGGCAAGCAGATGCCGATCACCCCGCTGCCGAATGGCACCTGCCCGGGCAGCGTCTACAGCTACGCGCAGCCGCTGGGTGGCGCCTTCAAGGTGCTGGGCACGGCCGAGCTGTACCTGCCGCTGCCGTTCCTCAAGGACATCAACACCGCCCGCGTGTCGTGGTTCGTGGACGTCGGCAACGCCTACCAGGACTACCAGAGCTTCACCGCCAAGACGCTGCGCGTCTCTACCGGCCTGTCGCTGCACTGGCAGGCGCCGATCGGCCCGCTGATCATCAACTTTGCCGTGCCGCTGCGCACGCAGCAGGATGACGGTCACTACGAGGAGCGCATCCAGTTCACCTTCGGCAGCCAGTTCTGA
- the lpxD gene encoding UDP-3-O-(3-hydroxymyristoyl)glucosamine N-acyltransferase: MSVFQSTVSELAERFGLVCHGDGSRVIDGVGTLAGASPSQLSFLSNSKYASQLTGTRAGVVVMREENVADSPVAALVARDPYVAYAKIAALFERLPASPQGIHPTAVVSPGARVAPTASIGPGCVIEDGAVVEDGAILGPHCIIGPECTVGAQCRLVARVTLVIRVTLGKRVLVHPGAVIGSDGFGLAFDRDHWIKLPQLGGVRIGDDCEIGANTTIDRGALDDTVLEEDVRLDNQIQIAHNVYIGAHTALAGCAAVAGSAKIGRYCMIGGNAGVLGHLEVADRVTITAKSLVTHSIREPGEYSSGVPLQENRQWRRNAARFKHLDEYARRLSALEKDRNNE, encoded by the coding sequence ATGAGCGTTTTCCAATCCACCGTATCCGAGCTGGCCGAGCGTTTCGGCCTGGTGTGCCACGGCGACGGCTCGCGCGTCATCGATGGCGTCGGCACCCTGGCAGGCGCCAGCCCCAGCCAGCTGAGCTTCCTTTCCAACAGCAAGTACGCCTCGCAACTGACCGGCACCCGGGCGGGTGTGGTGGTCATGCGCGAGGAAAACGTCGCCGACAGTCCGGTCGCCGCGCTGGTGGCCCGTGACCCTTACGTGGCCTACGCCAAGATCGCGGCGCTGTTCGAGCGCCTGCCCGCCTCGCCGCAGGGCATCCACCCCACGGCCGTGGTATCGCCGGGCGCCCGCGTGGCACCAACCGCCAGCATCGGTCCGGGTTGCGTGATCGAGGACGGCGCGGTGGTCGAAGACGGCGCCATCCTCGGGCCGCATTGCATCATCGGCCCCGAGTGCACCGTGGGGGCGCAGTGCCGGCTGGTGGCACGCGTGACCCTGGTCATCCGTGTCACCCTGGGCAAGCGCGTGCTGGTGCACCCCGGCGCGGTGATCGGCTCGGATGGCTTCGGCCTGGCCTTCGACCGCGACCACTGGATCAAGCTGCCGCAGCTGGGCGGCGTGCGGATCGGCGACGACTGCGAGATCGGCGCCAATACCACCATCGACCGCGGCGCGCTGGATGACACGGTGCTCGAGGAAGACGTGCGCCTGGACAACCAGATCCAGATCGCCCACAACGTTTACATCGGTGCGCACACCGCCCTGGCCGGCTGCGCCGCCGTGGCCGGCAGCGCCAAGATCGGCCGCTACTGCATGATCGGCGGCAATGCCGGCGTGCTGGGTCATCTGGAAGTGGCCGACCGGGTTACCATTACCGCCAAGAGCCTGGTCACGCACTCCATCCGCGAACCGGGCGAATATTCCTCGGGCGTTCCGTTGCAGGAAAACCGCCAGTGGCGGCGCAACGCAGCCCGGTTCAAGCATCTTGACGAATACGCGCGCCGGCTTTCGGCGCTGGAGAAGGACCGTAACAATGAGTGA
- the fabZ gene encoding 3-hydroxyacyl-ACP dehydratase FabZ, whose protein sequence is MSDLTVPFHLPVNVETIQQLLPHRYPFLLVDRLIELVPDKSAVAIKNVTMNEPFFQGHFPGHPVMPGVLIVEAMAQAAGLLTQISSRLKGTTGSPLFYLAKVDNARFNAPVVPGDQLRLEVELKRLLRSMGLFEARTLVDGKVVASCELMCAARSDK, encoded by the coding sequence ATGAGTGACCTGACCGTGCCTTTCCACCTGCCCGTGAACGTGGAAACGATCCAGCAGCTGCTGCCGCATCGCTATCCGTTCCTGCTGGTCGACCGCCTGATCGAGCTGGTACCCGACAAGAGCGCCGTGGCCATCAAGAACGTGACCATGAACGAGCCGTTCTTCCAGGGCCACTTCCCGGGCCATCCGGTGATGCCGGGCGTGCTGATCGTGGAAGCCATGGCCCAGGCCGCCGGCCTGCTCACGCAGATCTCCAGCCGCCTGAAGGGCACCACGGGCAGCCCGCTGTTCTACCTGGCCAAGGTGGACAACGCGCGCTTCAACGCGCCGGTGGTGCCGGGTGACCAGCTGCGCCTTGAAGTCGAACTCAAGCGCCTGCTGCGCAGCATGGGCCTGTTCGAGGCGCGCACCCTCGTCGACGGCAAGGTCGTGGCCAGCTGCGAGCTGATGTGCGCCGCGAGGTCCGACAAATGA
- the lpxA gene encoding acyl-ACP--UDP-N-acetylglucosamine O-acyltransferase has translation MIHPTAQIDPTAVIGDNVSIGAYSVIGADVHVGEGTVIGPHVVIQGPTRIGRDNRISQFASLGGDPQDKKFQGERTELVIGDRNQIREYVTINRGTGDGGGVTQIGNDNWILAYVHIAHDCKIGNNTVFSNYSALAGHVEIGDWVVMAGFSGAHQFCKIGAHAFIGMGCLLGSDVPPFVTMANEQRGRPRGINSEGLKRRGFDTTRISAIKRAYRTLYMAGLTLADAREQLSVQANDSDDVRAMLEFLDRSERSLAR, from the coding sequence ATGATCCATCCCACCGCGCAGATCGATCCCACGGCCGTCATCGGCGATAACGTCAGCATCGGCGCGTACAGTGTCATCGGCGCTGACGTCCATGTCGGCGAGGGCACCGTGATCGGCCCGCACGTGGTGATCCAGGGCCCTACCCGCATCGGCCGCGACAACCGCATCAGCCAGTTCGCCTCGCTGGGCGGCGACCCGCAGGACAAGAAGTTCCAGGGCGAGCGCACCGAGCTGGTGATCGGCGACCGCAACCAGATCCGCGAGTACGTCACCATCAATCGCGGCACCGGCGACGGCGGCGGCGTGACCCAGATCGGCAACGACAACTGGATCCTTGCCTACGTGCACATCGCGCACGACTGCAAGATCGGCAACAACACCGTGTTTTCCAACTACTCGGCACTCGCCGGCCACGTCGAGATCGGCGACTGGGTGGTGATGGCAGGCTTCTCCGGCGCACACCAGTTCTGCAAGATCGGGGCGCACGCCTTTATCGGCATGGGCTGCCTGCTGGGCTCGGACGTCCCGCCGTTCGTGACCATGGCCAACGAGCAACGCGGCCGTCCGCGCGGCATCAACAGCGAAGGCCTGAAGCGCCGCGGTTTCGACACCACGCGCATCTCGGCCATCAAGCGCGCCTACCGCACGCTGTATATGGCCGGCCTGACCTTGGCCGATGCCCGCGAACAGCTCAGCGTGCAGGCCAATGACAGCGACGACGTGCGCGCCATGCTCGAATTCCTCGACCGCAGCGAGCGCTCGCTGGCGCGTTGA
- the lpxB gene encoding lipid-A-disaccharide synthase yields MSATDATTLTPTIAIIAGEDSGDQLGADLITSLRRRYPLAHFIGIGGARMQAVGFDSWYDIRELSLFGFAEVVSHLPRLLKLRRELIARLVAAKPDVVVGIDAPDFNLGLEKRLRADGIRTVHYVSPSVWAWREKRAEKIGRSANRVLCLFPMEPAIYAKHGIDARFVGHPLADRFALVSDRTGARDFLGLPQNVPVLAVLPGSRGSEIKQLGSAFIEAARKVATLLPGLRIIVPAANERVHATLKQIIGDAGGEGAPQLIDGHAHEAMLAADVVLLASGTATLEAMLAKRPMVVGYRVSPVSYRIAKALNMLKTDVYSLPNILARASGMGNDVVLVPELMQDDFTVDKLAEATLALFHDSERRGAIVAAFEQLHLALRGDLEGHAGDLAAGAVAEMIEAPRHG; encoded by the coding sequence ATGTCCGCAACAGACGCGACCACCCTGACCCCCACCATCGCCATCATTGCCGGCGAAGATTCCGGGGACCAGCTTGGGGCCGACCTGATAACGTCGCTGCGGCGACGTTATCCCCTGGCGCACTTCATCGGCATCGGCGGCGCGCGCATGCAGGCCGTCGGCTTCGATTCCTGGTACGACATCCGGGAGCTTTCACTGTTCGGCTTCGCGGAGGTCGTGTCCCACCTGCCGCGCCTGCTGAAGTTGCGCAGGGAACTGATCGCGCGCCTCGTCGCCGCGAAACCCGACGTGGTGGTCGGCATCGATGCGCCCGACTTCAATCTCGGCCTCGAAAAGCGCCTGCGCGCGGACGGTATCCGTACCGTGCATTACGTGAGCCCTTCGGTCTGGGCATGGCGTGAAAAGCGCGCCGAGAAGATCGGCCGCAGCGCCAACCGCGTGCTGTGCCTGTTCCCGATGGAACCCGCCATTTATGCGAAGCACGGCATCGACGCGCGCTTCGTCGGCCATCCGCTGGCCGACCGTTTTGCGCTGGTGTCCGATCGCACTGGCGCACGCGACTTCCTCGGCCTGCCCCAGAACGTGCCCGTCCTCGCGGTGTTGCCGGGTAGCCGCGGCTCCGAGATCAAGCAGCTGGGCAGCGCGTTCATCGAAGCGGCACGCAAGGTCGCCACGCTGCTGCCGGGTCTTCGCATCATCGTCCCTGCAGCGAACGAGCGCGTGCATGCCACGCTGAAGCAGATCATCGGCGACGCCGGGGGCGAAGGCGCACCTCAGCTCATCGACGGCCATGCACACGAGGCCATGCTCGCCGCCGACGTGGTGTTGCTGGCCTCAGGCACGGCAACGCTGGAAGCGATGCTCGCCAAGCGCCCCATGGTCGTGGGTTACCGCGTTTCGCCGGTGAGCTACCGCATCGCGAAAGCGCTGAACATGCTCAAGACGGACGTCTATTCGCTGCCGAACATCCTGGCGCGCGCGAGCGGCATGGGTAACGACGTGGTGCTGGTTCCCGAGCTCATGCAGGACGACTTCACGGTCGACAAGCTGGCCGAGGCGACGCTCGCGCTGTTCCATGACAGCGAACGGCGCGGCGCCATCGTGGCTGCGTTCGAACAACTCCATCTTGCCCTGCGCGGCGACCTGGAAGGCCACGCCGGCGACCTGGCCGCCGGCGCCGTCGCCGAGATGATCGAGGCGCCGCGCCATGGCTGA
- the rnhB gene encoding ribonuclease HII yields MAEPKTRRRSAIDTAARLIAGVDEAGRGPLCGPVAVAAVILDPARPIEGLNDSKKLTEQKREALYPLIIERALAYSIVMVMSDEIDRINIYQATMTGMCRALAGLSPAAQEAWIDGNALPRDLPCPGRAIIGGDALEPAISAASILAKVTRDRWMVALDREHPGYGFAEHKGYGTPAHLAALQRLGPCPHHRRSFAPVKILVDQGVLF; encoded by the coding sequence ATGGCTGAGCCCAAGACCAGGCGACGCTCCGCCATCGATACGGCCGCGCGTCTAATCGCTGGCGTGGATGAAGCAGGACGCGGCCCGCTCTGTGGTCCCGTCGCCGTCGCGGCGGTGATCCTCGACCCAGCGCGCCCCATCGAGGGGCTCAACGATTCGAAGAAGCTCACGGAGCAAAAGCGCGAAGCACTCTACCCGCTGATCATCGAACGAGCGCTGGCGTACAGCATCGTGATGGTGATGTCCGACGAGATCGACCGCATCAACATCTACCAGGCCACCATGACCGGCATGTGCCGTGCGTTGGCCGGCCTGTCGCCGGCAGCGCAGGAGGCGTGGATCGACGGCAACGCCTTGCCGCGCGACCTGCCCTGCCCGGGCCGGGCCATCATCGGCGGTGATGCGCTGGAGCCGGCGATCAGCGCCGCCTCCATTCTCGCGAAAGTGACGCGCGATCGCTGGATGGTGGCGCTCGACCGCGAACATCCCGGCTATGGGTTTGCCGAGCACAAAGGCTATGGAACGCCAGCGCACTTGGCCGCACTGCAGCGTCTGGGCCCCTGCCCGCATCACCGCCGCAGTTTCGCGCCGGTGAAGATCCTGGTGGACCAGGGCGTACTGTTCTGA
- a CDS encoding amino acid permease — protein sequence MSLIRSLFTIKPIEASLTASDNLRRTLGLKDLIVLGVGAVIGAGIFVITGQAAAEHAGPALTISFVLAGLAAALAALSYAEFAAMLPVSGSAYVYAYATFGELLAWFIGWNVVAEYLLAVSSVAVGWSGYGVGLLHSIGVDVPSVLANAPLAFKDGHFVVTGAWINLPALLVVAAITALLYAGTRQSTMFASVVVVLKVLVVILFVVFGLQYIDTSLWHPYVPASQGGDHYGWSGVFRAATSVFYAYIGFDAVATAAQETRNPQQNVPAGILISLAICTVLYIVVAAVLTGLVPYAELATAEPVATALAAHPSLAWLKVLTQIGAVAGLTSVILVMHMGLARILYSMAGDGLLPRTFGAVHDRFKTPHRTTVLVGVVGGILAALFPLSLLGDLLSMGTLLAFATVCIGVLVLRRTRPDLPRGFRVPAAPVVCTLGVIVCLFLLAQMNAGNWMLLAGWTALGMLIYIGYGYRHSRLRSRG from the coding sequence ATGTCATTGATCCGCTCGCTGTTCACCATCAAACCCATCGAGGCGTCGCTCACCGCCAGCGACAACCTGCGGCGCACGCTGGGCCTGAAGGACCTGATCGTCCTGGGCGTGGGGGCGGTGATCGGCGCGGGTATTTTCGTCATCACCGGGCAGGCAGCCGCTGAGCATGCCGGTCCGGCCTTGACCATCTCGTTCGTGCTTGCCGGCCTCGCCGCCGCGCTGGCGGCCCTGAGCTACGCGGAATTCGCCGCCATGCTGCCGGTCTCGGGCAGCGCCTACGTCTACGCCTACGCCACCTTTGGTGAATTGCTGGCTTGGTTCATCGGCTGGAACGTGGTGGCCGAGTACCTGCTGGCGGTCTCCTCGGTGGCCGTTGGCTGGTCCGGATACGGCGTGGGCCTGCTGCACAGCATCGGCGTCGACGTGCCGTCCGTACTGGCGAATGCGCCGCTGGCGTTCAAGGACGGCCACTTCGTGGTCACCGGCGCCTGGATCAACCTGCCCGCGCTGCTGGTGGTGGCGGCCATCACGGCGCTGCTCTACGCGGGGACGCGCCAGTCGACGATGTTCGCCAGCGTGGTGGTGGTGCTGAAGGTGTTGGTGGTGATCCTGTTCGTGGTGTTCGGCCTGCAGTACATCGACACCTCGCTGTGGCATCCGTACGTGCCGGCGAGCCAGGGCGGCGACCATTACGGCTGGAGCGGCGTGTTCCGCGCGGCGACCAGCGTGTTCTATGCCTACATCGGCTTCGATGCGGTGGCGACGGCGGCGCAGGAAACGCGCAATCCGCAACAGAACGTGCCGGCGGGCATCTTGATTTCGCTGGCCATCTGCACGGTGCTCTACATCGTGGTGGCGGCCGTGCTCACCGGACTGGTGCCGTATGCCGAGCTGGCGACCGCCGAGCCGGTGGCCACCGCGCTCGCCGCGCATCCGTCGCTGGCGTGGCTGAAGGTGCTGACGCAGATTGGCGCCGTGGCGGGCCTGACCTCGGTGATCCTGGTGATGCATATGGGGCTGGCGCGCATTCTGTACAGCATGGCCGGGGACGGGCTGTTGCCGCGCACGTTCGGCGCCGTCCACGACCGCTTCAAGACGCCGCACCGCACGACGGTGCTGGTGGGTGTGGTCGGCGGCATTCTCGCCGCGCTGTTCCCGCTGAGCCTGCTGGGCGACCTGCTGTCGATGGGCACCTTGCTCGCGTTCGCCACGGTGTGTATCGGCGTGCTCGTGTTGCGCCGCACGCGTCCGGACCTGCCGCGTGGCTTCCGCGTACCGGCCGCCCCGGTGGTGTGCACGCTGGGCGTCATCGTGTGCCTGTTCCTGCTGGCGCAGATGAACGCCGGCAACTGGATGCTGCTGGCTGGCTGGACCGCGCTGGGCATGCTCATCTACATCGGTTACGGCTACCGTCACAGTCGCCTGCGTTCGCGCGGCTGA